In Helianthus annuus cultivar XRQ/B chromosome 8, HanXRQr2.0-SUNRISE, whole genome shotgun sequence, a single genomic region encodes these proteins:
- the LOC110872825 gene encoding F-box/FBD/LRR-repeat protein At1g13570, which translates to MSNMKQKEQPKVPFQMDTEVDRISNLPGHIIDKVLSLLTLRDAVRTCILSSKWRYKWVNLTSLVFDNQSVLVSSQDPTIIKNKMVKIVDHVLLLHNGPIHKFKLSHRDLQGVCDIDRWILFLSRGSVKEFILEIWKGQRYKLPSSLYLCDKLSHLELFNCLLKPPLAFNGFKILTSLDLQHITMDQDVFEDLIYKCPLLERLTLMNFEGFAHLKIHAPKLTFFDIGGVFEDVNFENTFLLSTVSIGLYVNIGNDHELTLGTTSKLIKFFASLPSIQRLEVQSFFLKFLAADMVPRRLPSACMDLNYLSLRINFNDMDECLAALCILRSSPCLLELELLARPDEQQSSKVAAKNLLEEDYQNCFFTQLRFVKIAGIFGVPRELNFINFLLANSPMLERMTVKPASQDGGYELLKELLRFRRASVHAEIIYLDP; encoded by the exons ATGAGTAATATG AAGCAAAAAGAACAACCCAAAGTTCCTTTCCAAATGGACACGGAGGTTGATAGAATCAGCAACTTACCAGGACATATCATAGACAAAGTTTTGTCCCTTTTAACACTAAGGGATGCCGTAAGAACATGCATATTGTCAAGTAAGTGGAGATACAAATGGGTCAACCTTACAAGTCTTGTGTTCGATAATCAATCTGTTCTTGTATCATCTCAAGATCCAAcgataataaaaaataaaatggtTAAAATCGTTGATCATGTCCTCTTACTGCATAATGGTCCAATACACAAATTCAAACTTTCTCACAGAGATCTTCAAGGTGTTTGTGACATTGATCGATGGATTCTTTTCCTTTCACGAGGTTCGGTCAAAGAATTTATACTTGAAATCTGGAAAGGTCAACGCTACAAGCTACCTTCTTCGTTATACTTGTGTGACAAGCTATCTCATCTTGAGTTATTCAACTGTTTGTTAAAACCTCCGTTAGCATTCAATGGTTTTAAGATCTTAACCAGCCTTGATCTTCAGCACATTACAATGGACCAAGATGTTTTTGAGGATTTGATATATAAATGCCCATTACTCGAGAGGTTGACGTTGATGAACTTTGAGGGATTTGCTCATCTCAAGATTCATGCTCCGAAACTTACTTTCTTCGACATTGGAGGCGTCTTTGAAGATGTTAATTTTGAGAATACGTTCCTTCTCTCTACTGTTTCCATTGGTCTGTATGTCAATATTGGCAATGACCATGAGTTGACTCTTGGAACTACAAGCAAGTTGATCAAGTTTTTTGCTTCTCTGCCCAGTATTCAAAGACTCGAGGTTCAAAGCTTCTTTTTGAAG TTTTTGGCAGCTGATATGGTGCCAAGGAGGTTGCCAAGCGCATGTATGGACCTGAATTATCTGTCACTGCGTATAAATTTTAATGACATGGACGAGTGTCTAGCGGCTCTTTGCATTCTTCGGAGTTCACCCTGCCTTTTGGAACTCGAGTTATTG GCCCGGCCAGACGAACAGCAATCATCGAAAGTGGCTGCAAAGAATTTACTAGAAGAAGACTATCAAAACTGCTTCTTTACCCAGTTACGATTTGTAAAAATTGCTGGCATTTTCGGGGTTCCAAGAGAGCTCAACTTTATCAACTTCTTGCTTGCAAATTCACCGATGCTGGAGAGGATGACTGTGAAGCCTGCTTCTCAAGATGGTGGGTATGAGCTGCTCAAAGAACTACTACGCTTCAGGCGAGCTTCTGTTCATGCTGAAATCATTTACCTTGACCCCTAA